In Opitutaceae bacterium TAV5, one genomic interval encodes:
- a CDS encoding glycosyl transferase, whose amino-acid sequence MRVLHVSAPLSPVSGGPFESIRHLTKSLAEYGLGVSVAMPFQGEAKAHLDKWSAPVRCTGRVLVSSLGWSPSFGQSILQDGAELLHTHGLWLHPSWVALAWKRRWRRPHVVSVRGMLEPWAWRHHAWKKRPVWWLLERRNLESAALLHATSAQEARSLRERGLGAPIAIIPNGVELPRLAITQANGRLKGERKNALFLSRIHPKKGLPLLLEAWARVRPAGWDLLIAGPDEGGHRADLERQAGLLGLADVVRFSGPLTGRAKAQAFQDSDLFVLPTHSENFGIAVAEAMAHGLPVITTHGAPWQVLEQEQCGWWVPVSVENIAAALDNATRQSPEKLADMGRRGRRIAEERFSWDRIALDFIACYKWVLGDEPKPGCVV is encoded by the coding sequence ATGCGCGTTCTCCATGTCAGCGCTCCTTTGTCCCCGGTTTCCGGAGGGCCGTTTGAGTCGATTCGCCATCTTACAAAGAGTTTGGCGGAGTATGGGCTTGGCGTCTCGGTAGCAATGCCGTTTCAGGGCGAGGCCAAGGCGCATCTCGACAAGTGGAGTGCCCCGGTGAGATGTACAGGGCGGGTATTGGTTTCGTCGTTGGGTTGGTCGCCAAGCTTTGGTCAATCGATACTGCAAGACGGAGCGGAACTGCTGCATACTCATGGGTTGTGGTTGCATCCATCCTGGGTGGCTTTGGCTTGGAAGCGTCGTTGGCGCAGGCCGCATGTCGTTTCCGTCCGGGGTATGTTGGAGCCTTGGGCCTGGCGGCACCACGCATGGAAAAAGCGTCCGGTGTGGTGGCTGTTGGAACGGCGCAATCTCGAGTCCGCTGCGCTGTTGCATGCCACGTCCGCCCAGGAAGCGCGAAGTTTGCGTGAGCGCGGGCTGGGCGCTCCCATTGCCATCATTCCCAATGGAGTGGAATTGCCTCGACTGGCGATAACCCAGGCGAATGGACGACTGAAAGGAGAACGGAAAAACGCCCTGTTTTTGAGCCGGATACATCCCAAAAAAGGATTGCCGCTCTTGCTGGAAGCATGGGCTCGGGTGAGGCCGGCGGGGTGGGACTTGCTCATTGCCGGACCGGATGAGGGTGGCCATCGGGCCGACCTGGAGCGGCAGGCCGGCCTTTTGGGGCTGGCGGATGTCGTGCGTTTTTCCGGGCCGTTGACGGGAAGGGCAAAAGCACAGGCGTTTCAGGATTCGGATTTGTTTGTTCTGCCAACCCACAGCGAAAATTTCGGCATCGCAGTGGCAGAGGCGATGGCGCACGGGTTGCCGGTGATCACAACGCATGGCGCTCCTTGGCAAGTGCTGGAACAGGAGCAGTGCGGCTGGTGGGTGCCAGTGAGTGTAGAGAACATCGCTGCGGCACTGGACAATGCGACACGACAGTCTCCTGAAAAACTGGCGGATATGGGAAGGCGCGGGCGAAGGATCGCGGAAGAACGGTTTTCGTGGGACCGGATCGCCCTGGATTTTATTGCTTGTTATAAATGGGTGCTTGGGGATGAGCCCAAACCGGGATGTGTGGTGTAA